In Gemmatimonadota bacterium, the following are encoded in one genomic region:
- a CDS encoding ribosomal L7Ae/L30e/S12e/Gadd45 family protein, which yields MPRSPGEADALGLLGLAHRAGMVVMGVAETRRALGAGELALVVFAGDASPTQLEKIQGMLRHRTVPVRWISGRATLGRALGGGPISAAGVRRSGFSARLLESLSPTPPGPGEARESIEAQEK from the coding sequence ATGCCGAGGAGCCCCGGGGAGGCTGACGCCCTGGGGCTTTTGGGTCTTGCCCACAGGGCGGGAATGGTGGTGATGGGAGTCGCGGAGACGAGACGGGCACTCGGGGCGGGCGAATTGGCGCTTGTAGTCTTCGCCGGAGACGCCTCCCCGACGCAGTTGGAGAAGATCCAGGGGATGCTGCGGCACCGAACGGTGCCGGTGCGATGGATCTCCGGAAGGGCGACGCTCGGAAGGGCGCTCGGCGGCGGGCCGATCTCGGCCGCGGGGGTCAGGAGAAGCGGTTTTTCGGCGCGGCTCCTGGAGAGCCTTTCCCCGACGCCGCCGGGACCTGGGGAAGCCCGGGAATCCATCGAAGCGCAGGAGAAATAG
- the nusA gene encoding transcription termination factor NusA: MANAGQIVAAIRDMAATKSLSNEEMNDLIRDGILAGLIRIHGPNVRAEIELDDDSGEIDIVVLKRVVEVVEDPSAEISLEKARWDDSTFEVGDVMEIPVDFSEFGRNAVMATKQRIVQRVREGERDRVREEFAHRVGELLSGEVQQIERGKIVVMLNRARDAEAIIPWKDQNPRERFRQGDPIRAVLKKVEETPKGPRLILSRADPLFVEALFRLEVPEIYQGIVEIKERAREVGGRTKIAVWSRDESIDPVGACVGLKGSRVQAVVSELGGERIDIVPWHPDPEVFARRALAPARVSKVISDSERQVITAIVDEDQLSLAIGRNGQNVRLASQLIGWQIDLYGSREWLERGAGAALFGRRPEEESLETSDFPLSELTLPDEALAALKSAGYSTFLDIIDLEDEDFRGIEGFPPDAVETVVGIIDELTVLDEPAEEEAASSFEGAERSAAALAESADRAADQKEAGDAEEPRGG; this comes from the coding sequence ATGGCCAATGCCGGACAAATTGTCGCCGCCATTCGAGACATGGCCGCCACGAAGAGCCTCTCCAACGAGGAGATGAACGACCTCATCAGGGACGGGATCCTCGCCGGCCTCATTCGAATTCACGGTCCGAATGTGCGGGCAGAGATCGAGTTGGACGACGACAGCGGGGAGATTGACATCGTCGTGCTGAAGCGGGTCGTCGAGGTCGTAGAGGACCCGTCGGCCGAGATCTCGCTCGAAAAGGCCCGCTGGGACGACTCGACCTTCGAGGTCGGCGATGTCATGGAGATCCCGGTGGACTTCTCGGAGTTCGGTCGAAACGCGGTGATGGCGACGAAACAGCGCATCGTCCAGCGCGTGCGGGAAGGGGAGCGCGATCGGGTGCGGGAAGAGTTCGCGCACCGGGTCGGTGAACTCCTCTCCGGCGAGGTCCAGCAGATCGAACGCGGCAAGATCGTCGTGATGCTGAACCGGGCGCGCGACGCCGAGGCGATCATTCCCTGGAAAGACCAAAACCCGCGGGAGCGCTTCCGCCAGGGCGATCCGATCCGGGCCGTCCTCAAGAAGGTCGAGGAAACTCCGAAGGGGCCAAGGCTCATTCTCTCCCGCGCGGATCCACTTTTCGTGGAGGCGCTGTTCCGGCTCGAGGTGCCTGAGATTTACCAAGGAATCGTCGAGATCAAGGAGCGCGCCCGCGAGGTGGGTGGCCGCACGAAGATCGCCGTCTGGTCCCGCGACGAGTCTATTGACCCCGTCGGGGCATGCGTCGGGCTCAAGGGCTCCCGCGTCCAGGCCGTCGTCTCGGAGCTCGGGGGAGAGCGCATTGACATCGTTCCCTGGCACCCTGATCCGGAGGTTTTCGCGCGGCGAGCGCTCGCCCCGGCGCGGGTTTCCAAGGTGATCTCCGATTCGGAACGCCAGGTGATCACGGCCATCGTGGACGAGGATCAACTTTCGCTGGCGATCGGACGGAACGGCCAAAACGTGCGCTTGGCTTCCCAGCTCATTGGATGGCAGATCGACCTGTACGGGTCGCGGGAGTGGCTCGAGAGGGGGGCCGGCGCGGCGCTCTTCGGGCGGCGTCCCGAGGAGGAGAGCCTCGAAACTTCGGACTTCCCGCTCTCCGAGCTCACCCTCCCCGATGAAGCTCTGGCGGCCCTGAAAAGTGCCGGATATAGTACGTTTCTGGACATCATCGATCTTGAGGACGAGGACTTCCGCGGGATCGAGGGATTCCCGCCGGACGCGGTGGAGACGGTCGTTGGGATCATCGACGAGCTCACCGTCCTTGACGAACCGGCGGAGGAGGAAGCGGCGTCCAGCTTCGAAGGCGCCGAGCGTTCCGCCGCCGCCCTGGCGGAGTCCGCAGATCGCGCAGCCGACCAGAAGGAAGCGGGAGATGCCGAGGAGCCCCGGGGAGGCTGA
- the rimP gene encoding ribosome maturation factor RimP — protein MAPAFFYLWCPGGRRERAAGSRGMGPVEPIAEVADGLDRRIEALGLELVEAEWGGTPRRPLLRIRVDLPASEPGRGVTVADCVRASRALEEWLDGHPAVPERYVLEVSSPGVERPLTRERDFRRFVGREVRLRTTGRASPRALEGMLEGVHEGSDGKGFEVAVREAGGGLVRVPGSEIVRANLVFRWGDAEE, from the coding sequence GTGGCCCCCGCTTTTTTTTACCTCTGGTGTCCGGGTGGACGCCGGGAGAGGGCGGCGGGGAGCCGGGGAATGGGGCCGGTGGAACCGATTGCGGAGGTGGCGGACGGGCTCGATCGCCGAATCGAGGCGCTCGGGCTCGAGTTGGTAGAGGCCGAATGGGGGGGGACGCCGCGGCGGCCCCTTCTCCGCATTCGGGTGGACCTTCCGGCCTCGGAGCCGGGAAGGGGGGTGACGGTCGCGGATTGCGTCCGCGCGAGCAGGGCGCTCGAAGAGTGGCTCGACGGCCATCCGGCGGTGCCGGAGCGCTATGTGCTGGAGGTTTCGTCGCCGGGCGTGGAAAGGCCGCTCACGCGTGAGCGTGACTTTCGGCGCTTCGTGGGACGGGAGGTTCGCTTGCGCACGACGGGGCGAGCGTCCCCGCGCGCGCTCGAAGGGATGCTCGAGGGAGTGCACGAAGGAAGCGACGGGAAGGGCTTCGAGGTTGCCGTCCGCGAGGCCGGCGGTGGCCTCGTGCGTGTGCCGGGAAGCGAAATCGTTCGCGCCAACCTGGTCTTCCGCTGGGGCGACGCAGAAGAGTAG
- the murA gene encoding UDP-N-acetylglucosamine 1-carboxyvinyltransferase — protein MSVFLVEGGHRLSGEIRPTGNKNAALPCISAALLTAEPVTLENVPRIRDVETLLEMIASLGAFVEWVGPNAVRIEARDIESSTPDARFAERIRASILAAGPLLARMGRASLAPPGGDVIGRRRLDTHFVAFRGLGAQVTLDSHGFEVTGKLKGADIFLDEPSVTATENAVMAAVLAEGETRLRNAAAEPHVQDLCALLQAMGAHIEGVGTHVLEIEGVSRLGGADYHLQADHIETGSFIGLAAVTGSVLTVKDAPLPHLDSILLAFQRLGVACEVSGNDLVVHGDRDREIRHDAFGHLPKIDDGPWPAFPADLTSIALVTATQCRGTVLIHEKMFESRMYFTDKLVAMGAQIILCDPHRAVVVGPAPLRAAPLESPDIRAGMAMLLAALAAEGTSRIQNIRQIERGYERIDERLRGVGAKIQRIDGG, from the coding sequence ATGTCCGTGTTCTTGGTCGAGGGAGGACACCGTCTCTCCGGGGAGATCCGGCCCACCGGCAACAAAAACGCGGCGCTCCCTTGCATTTCCGCGGCCCTTCTGACCGCCGAGCCGGTCACCCTCGAAAACGTGCCGCGGATCCGCGACGTAGAGACGCTCCTCGAGATGATCGCGTCGCTCGGTGCGTTCGTGGAGTGGGTCGGCCCGAATGCCGTGCGCATCGAGGCCCGCGACATCGAGAGCTCCACCCCGGACGCACGATTCGCGGAGCGGATCCGTGCCTCGATTCTCGCCGCCGGTCCCCTCCTCGCACGGATGGGGAGGGCATCGCTCGCACCCCCGGGGGGAGACGTGATCGGGAGGCGGCGTCTCGACACGCACTTTGTCGCCTTCCGCGGTCTGGGGGCGCAAGTGACCCTGGATTCGCACGGCTTCGAGGTCACGGGAAAGCTCAAGGGCGCCGATATCTTCCTGGACGAACCCTCCGTGACCGCGACGGAAAACGCGGTGATGGCGGCAGTCCTGGCGGAGGGGGAAACGCGTCTCAGAAACGCGGCCGCGGAGCCGCATGTTCAGGACCTTTGTGCCCTCCTTCAGGCGATGGGCGCCCATATCGAAGGCGTCGGCACCCACGTCCTCGAGATTGAAGGGGTCTCCCGGCTGGGAGGCGCGGACTATCACCTTCAGGCGGACCACATCGAAACGGGCTCCTTCATCGGGCTCGCGGCGGTGACCGGGAGCGTCCTCACCGTAAAGGATGCGCCGCTTCCGCACCTGGATTCGATTCTCCTCGCGTTCCAGAGGCTCGGCGTTGCATGCGAGGTATCGGGGAACGACCTCGTCGTCCATGGAGATCGGGACCGCGAGATCCGACACGACGCCTTCGGGCACCTGCCGAAAATCGACGACGGTCCTTGGCCCGCCTTCCCGGCGGACCTCACTTCGATCGCACTCGTGACCGCGACCCAATGCCGGGGTACGGTCCTGATCCACGAGAAAATGTTCGAGTCTCGGATGTACTTCACCGACAAGCTCGTCGCGATGGGGGCTCAGATCATTCTTTGCGACCCGCACCGGGCCGTGGTGGTCGGTCCGGCTCCCCTCCGGGCCGCTCCGCTGGAGAGCCCCGATATCCGCGCCGGCATGGCCATGCTTTTGGCGGCGCTGGCTGCCGAAGGGACGAGCCGAATCCAGAATATCCGGCAGATCGAGCGCGGTTATGAACGAATTGACGAGCGCCTGCGCGGCGTCGGGGCGAAGATTCAACGCATTGACGGGGGTTGA
- the gatB gene encoding Asp-tRNA(Asn)/Glu-tRNA(Gln) amidotransferase subunit GatB — translation MSAGAGALEAVIGLEVHIQLRTERKLFCGDSTRFGDAPNTNVCPVCLGLPGALPTMNGHAVTLAVRAALAFDCEVHETSVFARKNYFYPDLPKGYQISQFEQPLATTGQFRVRLPDGEKVVRVRRMHMEEDAGKSLHDRVPGGTAVDLNRAGTPLVEMVSEPDLRTPEEARAYLQQVKQILEYLDVSDCNMEEGSLRVDANVSVRPVGSQALGTKTELKNMNSFSGVEKAIAAEVRRQSEIVAGGGRVEHITLLWDDARGEVRPMRSKEESHDYRYFPEPDLPPLVIPVAEIEAARGELPELPHTRRERFGREYALPTYDAEVLTSTRGLADYFEAVARAADDPKQASNWVMGPLLAALKERGIEVGSSVAPAALAELIALVRDATISQNVGKEVLRKMLDSGRSAKEIVEEEGLAQVRDAGQLEGWVDAVLAAHADEVARFRTGEKKLQGFFMGEVMKSSRGKADPGEVARLLARKLAP, via the coding sequence ATGAGCGCAGGCGCCGGTGCGCTCGAGGCGGTCATCGGGCTGGAGGTCCACATCCAGCTTCGCACGGAGCGGAAGCTTTTCTGCGGGGACTCGACCCGCTTCGGCGACGCACCGAATACGAACGTCTGCCCCGTGTGCCTCGGGCTTCCGGGGGCCCTTCCCACGATGAATGGCCATGCGGTGACGCTCGCGGTGCGCGCCGCGCTCGCCTTCGATTGCGAGGTGCACGAGACGAGCGTCTTCGCCCGCAAGAACTACTTCTATCCGGATCTGCCGAAAGGATACCAGATCTCGCAGTTCGAACAGCCCCTCGCGACGACCGGCCAATTCCGCGTGCGCCTTCCCGACGGCGAAAAGGTCGTGAGGGTCCGGCGGATGCACATGGAAGAAGACGCAGGGAAATCGCTGCACGACCGCGTCCCTGGGGGCACCGCCGTGGACCTGAATCGCGCCGGCACGCCGCTCGTCGAAATGGTCTCCGAGCCGGACTTGCGCACGCCCGAAGAGGCGCGCGCCTACCTCCAGCAGGTCAAGCAGATCCTCGAGTACCTCGACGTCTCCGACTGCAATATGGAGGAGGGTTCGCTCCGCGTGGACGCGAACGTCTCGGTGAGACCCGTGGGCTCGCAGGCACTCGGCACCAAGACGGAGCTCAAGAACATGAACTCCTTTTCGGGCGTCGAGAAGGCGATCGCGGCGGAGGTGAGGCGCCAGTCCGAGATCGTCGCCGGGGGGGGAAGGGTCGAGCACATAACCCTCCTCTGGGACGACGCTCGCGGCGAAGTACGGCCGATGCGCTCGAAGGAGGAAAGCCACGACTACCGGTACTTCCCCGAGCCGGACCTTCCGCCGCTCGTTATCCCCGTAGCGGAGATCGAGGCGGCCCGCGGCGAACTCCCCGAGCTTCCCCACACACGCCGGGAACGCTTCGGGCGCGAATACGCACTCCCTACCTATGACGCGGAGGTTCTCACCTCCACGCGCGGGCTCGCGGACTACTTCGAGGCGGTCGCGCGTGCCGCGGACGATCCCAAGCAGGCCTCGAACTGGGTCATGGGGCCGCTTCTGGCCGCGCTGAAGGAGAGGGGCATCGAGGTAGGGTCATCGGTCGCCCCCGCGGCTCTCGCGGAGCTCATCGCCCTGGTTCGCGACGCGACGATCAGTCAGAACGTCGGGAAGGAGGTGCTCCGGAAAATGCTCGACTCCGGACGGAGCGCGAAGGAGATCGTGGAGGAGGAAGGGCTGGCGCAGGTGCGGGATGCCGGGCAGCTCGAAGGGTGGGTGGACGCGGTCCTTGCGGCCCACGCCGACGAAGTCGCGCGCTTCAGGACGGGCGAGAAAAAGCTTCAGGGCTTCTTCATGGGGGAAGTCATGAAGAGCTCTCGGGGGAAGGCCGACCCTGGGGAAGTGGCTCGGCTTCTCGCTCGGAAGCTGGCTCCGTGA
- the gatA gene encoding Asp-tRNA(Asn)/Glu-tRNA(Gln) amidotransferase subunit GatA: protein MSESPGVREIVGAVGTAGGDPLRFANAALDRARRAESEDTPLHAFLALADSAAMGGGAATGDDLDGGGRSGKGGPKGPPLLAGVPVAVKDNLCAFDFPTTCASRILEGYVSPYEATVVRRLRSAGGVIVGKTNMDEFAMGSSTENSGFGPTRNPRDRSRVPGGSSGGSAAAVAAGIVPCALGSDTGGSVRQPASLCGVVGIKPTYGRVSRYGLVAYASSLDQVGTIGRTVEDAALLLQAIAGHDPRDATSAPLPVPDFLGARGRGVRGLTVGLPREYFAKELDPAVQRLCREALGRLEEAGAVVREVSLPHTKFAVPAYYILAPAEASSNLARFDGVRYGSRAPGADSARAVYEETRTRGFGAEVVRRIMLGTFALSAGYYEAYYGRAQRVRSLVASDFGRVWAEGVDLLFTPTSPTPAFPLGERTDDPVSMYLSDIFTVTANLAGIPGLSLPVGAVDGLPVGGQFLAPMWEEPKMIGAALALESLLEEAR from the coding sequence TTGAGCGAGTCCCCTGGCGTACGGGAGATCGTGGGGGCGGTCGGGACGGCCGGAGGTGATCCCCTCCGGTTCGCGAACGCAGCCCTCGATCGCGCACGCCGGGCGGAGTCGGAGGACACACCGCTGCATGCCTTTTTGGCCCTGGCCGATTCGGCGGCCATGGGCGGGGGCGCCGCGACAGGGGATGATCTCGATGGGGGCGGCCGTTCCGGAAAGGGCGGGCCGAAGGGGCCTCCTCTCCTCGCCGGAGTCCCTGTCGCCGTAAAGGACAATCTCTGCGCCTTCGACTTTCCCACGACCTGCGCCTCCCGAATTCTGGAGGGATACGTCTCCCCCTACGAAGCGACCGTCGTGCGGCGACTCCGCAGCGCGGGAGGAGTCATCGTGGGGAAAACCAACATGGACGAGTTCGCGATGGGGTCGTCCACGGAGAATTCCGGCTTCGGCCCCACCCGGAATCCTCGCGACCGTTCCCGGGTGCCCGGGGGAAGCTCCGGGGGGTCGGCCGCGGCCGTCGCAGCTGGAATCGTCCCCTGCGCTCTCGGTTCCGATACCGGGGGCTCGGTGCGCCAGCCCGCCTCCCTGTGCGGGGTGGTCGGGATCAAGCCCACGTACGGGCGGGTCAGCCGCTACGGCCTCGTCGCGTACGCATCTTCCCTGGACCAGGTCGGGACCATCGGGCGAACCGTCGAGGACGCGGCGCTCCTTCTCCAGGCCATTGCCGGTCACGATCCGCGGGACGCGACCTCCGCGCCCCTCCCCGTTCCCGATTTTCTCGGGGCGCGGGGGCGGGGCGTGCGCGGCCTCACCGTCGGCCTCCCTCGCGAGTATTTCGCGAAGGAGCTGGACCCTGCGGTTCAAAGGCTCTGCCGGGAGGCGCTCGGACGGTTGGAGGAGGCCGGCGCGGTCGTGCGAGAGGTCTCCCTCCCTCACACGAAGTTCGCGGTTCCCGCGTATTATATCCTCGCTCCCGCCGAGGCATCTTCGAATCTGGCCCGATTCGACGGCGTCCGGTATGGATCGCGGGCGCCGGGCGCCGACTCCGCCCGGGCGGTTTACGAGGAGACGCGCACGCGCGGCTTCGGCGCGGAGGTCGTGCGGCGCATCATGCTCGGGACGTTCGCGTTGTCCGCCGGCTACTACGAAGCGTATTACGGCCGCGCGCAGCGCGTGAGGTCCCTCGTGGCGAGCGACTTCGGCCGCGTCTGGGCGGAGGGAGTGGACCTCCTCTTCACTCCGACCTCGCCGACCCCCGCCTTTCCTCTCGGCGAGCGCACCGACGATCCGGTCTCGATGTACCTCTCCGACATCTTCACCGTGACCGCGAATCTCGCCGGAATTCCCGGCCTCTCTCTACCGGTCGGTGCGGTGGATGGGCTCCCGGTGGGTGGCCAGTTTCTCGCTCCCATGTGGGAAGAACCCAAGATGATCGGGGCCGCTCTCGCGCTGGAGTCCCTGCTCGAGGAGGCACGATGA
- a CDS encoding Asp-tRNA(Asn)/Glu-tRNA(Gln) amidotransferase subunit GatC: MGVSQEDVRKIAELARLHPGELSVARLTDELNGILEHIRSLEEVDTSAVEGFEPWRSGSLPFRDPKLGPDHLSAGAPGDRAPEWVDGFFVVPRLPALDGGGGAA; this comes from the coding sequence ATGGGTGTTTCGCAGGAAGATGTCCGAAAGATCGCCGAACTCGCGCGGCTGCATCCAGGCGAGTTGTCCGTGGCGCGCCTCACCGACGAGCTGAACGGGATCCTGGAGCACATCCGGAGCCTCGAAGAGGTGGACACTTCGGCCGTGGAGGGGTTCGAGCCGTGGCGCTCCGGCTCGCTCCCCTTCAGGGACCCGAAGCTGGGACCGGATCACCTCTCGGCGGGCGCGCCGGGCGATCGTGCCCCGGAGTGGGTGGACGGCTTCTTCGTCGTGCCGCGGCTTCCGGCCCTCGACGGGGGGGGAGGCGCGGCTTGA
- a CDS encoding UvrD-helicase domain-containing protein, with protein MTSTIDTPHRSREALNPEQAAAVEHVEGPLLVLAGAGSGKTRVLTMRVTRLIRDHGVRPDRILAVTFTNKAAGEMRDRIEGLLGSEPAGAWIGTFHSIGARLLRRHAGLLGWNPTFTIFDAEESLREIQRVMEAAQVDPKRWNPKAVRALISDAKNQLVSPEKFSQRHGEGFDLLARTVAGIYPKYQASLREQNAFDFDDLLVKPVELFQTHPDVLARYQERFAFILVDEYQDTNHAQFRFLEALARGHHNLMVVGDDDQSIYGWRGADIRNILDFETTFPGAAVVRLERNYRSTGTILRAANEVIGRNTQRKAKTLHTEREEGTRIVLVETRDERDEAGWIADEVEMRLRAGELDRYRDAAILYRTNAQSRALEDAFRTRGIPYQIVGGVRFYERREIQDVLGYLRLISNPRDMAAFERVVNVPRRGIGPTSLGRLKEWAAQRGLSYLEAAAMGSEVPDLPAAAARGLALFARLVADFAARAKRLAVGPLIEELVEALDLMTILRAEGPEGTDRMENVKELIAGAMEFEAEVVEEWEGAPPEHFTELDLFLQRVALVTDIDRHDPEGDAVTLMTLHNAKGLEYPSVTIAGLEEGLFPLARAYDEPAQLEEERRLFYVGITRARDRLCMTWARERRRAGGYMAGTLSSFVEDVPEALLDSRVSPRVQREDAAYRMRGDSSYRTREPDAFGNAARASARRASEERGFDEELNQDLPHLRPGERVSHATFGSGKVVEVAGFGDDVKVTVDFETVGRKRLLARYAGLERDF; from the coding sequence TTGACTTCCACGATCGACACTCCGCATCGGTCCCGCGAGGCGCTGAATCCAGAACAGGCCGCCGCCGTCGAGCACGTCGAGGGGCCACTCCTCGTTCTCGCCGGAGCCGGGTCGGGTAAGACGCGTGTGCTAACCATGCGCGTGACGCGCCTGATCCGGGATCACGGCGTCCGCCCGGACCGGATTCTCGCGGTCACCTTCACGAACAAGGCCGCGGGAGAAATGCGGGACCGAATCGAGGGGCTTCTCGGATCCGAACCGGCAGGGGCCTGGATCGGAACCTTCCACTCGATCGGCGCGCGGCTCCTCCGCCGGCACGCCGGCCTGCTGGGATGGAACCCAACCTTCACGATCTTCGACGCGGAAGAGAGCCTCCGGGAGATTCAACGTGTGATGGAGGCCGCGCAGGTGGATCCGAAGCGGTGGAATCCCAAAGCGGTGCGCGCCCTCATCAGCGACGCGAAGAACCAGCTCGTCTCGCCGGAGAAGTTCTCCCAGAGGCACGGCGAGGGGTTCGACCTTCTGGCACGCACCGTCGCCGGGATCTATCCGAAGTACCAGGCCTCGCTCCGCGAGCAAAACGCCTTCGACTTCGACGACCTGTTGGTGAAGCCCGTCGAGCTCTTCCAGACGCACCCCGACGTCCTCGCGCGTTATCAGGAGCGCTTCGCCTTCATCCTGGTGGACGAATACCAGGACACGAACCACGCACAATTCCGTTTCCTCGAGGCGCTCGCGCGCGGGCACCACAATCTCATGGTCGTCGGGGACGACGATCAGTCCATCTACGGATGGCGCGGCGCCGACATCCGAAACATCCTCGATTTCGAGACGACCTTTCCGGGGGCGGCGGTCGTCCGGCTCGAGCGGAACTACCGCTCCACGGGAACGATCCTCCGTGCGGCGAACGAGGTGATTGGGCGCAACACCCAGCGAAAGGCGAAAACCCTTCACACGGAGCGGGAGGAGGGGACGCGAATCGTCCTCGTGGAGACCCGCGACGAACGGGACGAGGCGGGGTGGATCGCGGACGAGGTCGAGATGCGTCTCCGCGCCGGCGAGCTGGATCGGTACCGCGATGCCGCCATCCTCTACCGGACGAACGCCCAGTCGCGGGCGCTCGAGGATGCGTTTCGGACTCGGGGCATTCCGTACCAGATCGTCGGCGGCGTGCGCTTTTACGAGCGGAGAGAAATTCAGGACGTTCTCGGCTATCTGCGCCTGATCTCGAATCCCCGCGACATGGCCGCCTTCGAGCGCGTCGTGAACGTTCCGCGCCGCGGGATCGGCCCCACGAGTCTGGGCCGCCTCAAGGAGTGGGCCGCGCAACGTGGGCTCTCGTACCTGGAGGCCGCCGCGATGGGAAGCGAAGTTCCCGATCTCCCCGCAGCGGCGGCGCGAGGCCTGGCGCTCTTCGCGCGCCTCGTGGCCGATTTCGCCGCCCGCGCGAAGCGCCTCGCGGTGGGGCCCCTGATCGAGGAGCTGGTGGAAGCGCTCGATCTCATGACGATCCTCCGTGCCGAGGGCCCGGAGGGGACGGACCGGATGGAGAATGTGAAAGAGCTGATCGCCGGCGCGATGGAGTTCGAGGCGGAGGTGGTCGAAGAGTGGGAAGGAGCTCCCCCGGAGCACTTCACCGAGCTCGATCTTTTCCTACAGCGGGTTGCGCTCGTCACCGACATTGACCGACACGACCCGGAGGGGGATGCGGTCACCCTGATGACGCTGCACAACGCAAAGGGGCTCGAGTACCCCTCCGTCACCATCGCCGGACTCGAGGAGGGACTATTTCCCCTCGCCCGCGCCTACGACGAGCCCGCCCAGCTCGAAGAGGAGCGCCGCCTCTTCTACGTCGGAATCACACGCGCGCGGGACCGACTTTGTATGACCTGGGCGCGGGAGCGGCGTCGCGCAGGGGGATACATGGCCGGGACCCTCTCGTCCTTCGTCGAGGACGTCCCGGAGGCGCTTCTCGACTCCCGGGTTTCGCCGCGGGTCCAACGGGAGGACGCCGCCTATCGAATGCGCGGCGACTCCTCTTACCGGACGCGCGAGCCCGATGCCTTCGGAAACGCTGCGCGCGCCTCCGCCCGGCGCGCCTCCGAGGAGAGGGGCTTCGACGAAGAGTTGAATCAGGACCTTCCCCATCTTCGACCCGGAGAGCGGGTGAGTCACGCCACTTTCGGGTCCGGGAAGGTCGTCGAGGTGGCCGGCTTCGGGGACGACGTCAAGGTGACCGTGGACTTCGAAACAGTGGGGAGGAAACGCCTTCTCGCTCGTTACGCGGGGCTCGAACGCGACTTCTGA